A single uncultured Cohaesibacter sp. DNA region contains:
- a CDS encoding L,D-transpeptidase family protein, translating into MQSISTLVVRPKPRSGPHDHSRGLLQFGKLTFPVALGRTGMTSQKREGDGATPIIVTRPLYGFYRADRESHPVSTLPFVPIRNDMGWCDAPDHPSYNRPVALPFGSSHECLKRDDSLYDLVVVLDINITTRIKGMGSALFMHVAREGYKPTEGCIALRKEDLRQLLMHMRRDTTIRIQR; encoded by the coding sequence ATGCAAAGCATCTCCACTCTCGTCGTCCGCCCCAAGCCCCGCTCCGGCCCTCATGACCACTCAAGGGGATTGCTGCAGTTTGGAAAGCTGACTTTTCCCGTCGCGCTGGGAAGAACAGGCATGACAAGCCAAAAGCGGGAAGGCGACGGAGCGACGCCGATCATTGTCACGCGGCCGCTATACGGTTTCTATCGCGCAGATAGGGAGAGCCACCCGGTGTCTACGCTACCGTTTGTTCCCATCAGAAATGACATGGGCTGGTGTGATGCGCCTGATCACCCAAGCTACAACAGGCCGGTGGCCTTGCCCTTCGGCTCCTCCCACGAGTGCCTCAAGCGGGACGACAGCCTTTATGATCTCGTGGTGGTGCTCGATATCAACATCACCACGCGCATCAAGGGTATGGGCAGCGCCCTCTTCATGCATGTCGCGCGAGAGGGTTACAAGCCTACAGAGGGCTGCATTGCGCTTCGGAAAGAGGATCTGAGGCAGCTGCTCATGCACATGAGACGCGATACGACAATCCGGATTCAGAGATAG
- the cowN gene encoding N(2)-fixation sustaining protein CowN encodes MTKETQETDRYVSFIGIECDRNAEILLTYIERLATGPASDNPYWQGFLKKIDKSRAGDTATGDALFVVHSHINIIRDLFEEYDDKEAMTLLEKVELECC; translated from the coding sequence ATGACCAAAGAGACTCAGGAAACGGATCGCTATGTCAGCTTTATTGGCATTGAATGCGACAGAAACGCCGAGATCCTGCTGACCTATATTGAACGCCTGGCCACGGGCCCGGCGAGTGACAATCCCTATTGGCAGGGTTTTTTGAAAAAGATCGACAAGAGCCGGGCCGGTGACACGGCTACAGGGGATGCATTGTTCGTTGTTCATTCCCACATCAACATCATCCGTGACCTGTTTGAAGAGTATGATGACAAGGAAGCCATGACACTGCTCGAGAAGGTCGAACTGGAATGCTGTTGA
- a CDS encoding response regulator transcription factor: protein MTARKILLVDDDNELREALVEQLSLYEEFDIVQEESAARGIQAVRADHYDLLIMDVGLPDMDGREAVKLLRKGDFKSPIIMLTGHDTDSDTILGLEAGANDYVTKPFRFAVLLARIRAQLRQHENSEDATFAVGRFTFKPAAKVLADEAGGKVRLTEKETSILKFLYRSGDKPVSRDVLLHEVWGYNSGVTTHTLETHIYRLRQKIEKNPSNAELLITEAGGYKLVP, encoded by the coding sequence ATGACTGCGAGAAAAATTCTCCTCGTTGACGATGACAACGAACTGCGCGAAGCGCTTGTGGAGCAGCTGTCTCTTTATGAAGAGTTCGATATTGTTCAGGAAGAATCAGCCGCCCGTGGCATTCAGGCCGTCCGCGCAGATCATTATGATCTGCTGATCATGGACGTCGGTCTGCCGGACATGGATGGACGCGAAGCTGTGAAGCTTCTGAGGAAAGGAGACTTCAAGTCTCCCATCATCATGTTGACCGGCCATGACACCGATTCCGACACCATTCTGGGCCTTGAAGCCGGTGCCAACGACTATGTGACCAAGCCGTTCCGGTTTGCTGTCCTTCTGGCTCGCATTCGTGCGCAGCTTCGGCAGCATGAAAACAGCGAGGATGCAACCTTTGCCGTCGGTCGTTTCACCTTTAAGCCTGCGGCCAAGGTGTTGGCCGACGAAGCGGGTGGCAAGGTTCGTCTGACGGAGAAGGAAACCTCGATCCTGAAGTTTCTCTATCGCTCGGGCGACAAGCCGGTGAGCCGGGACGTGCTGCTTCATGAAGTCTGGGGCTACAATTCCGGCGTGACGACCCATACGCTCGAAACGCATATCTATCGCCTGCGTCAGAAAATCGAGAAGAATCCGTCCAATGCCGAGCTGCTGATCACCGAGGCTGGTGGCTACAAGCTCGTTCCCTGA